A genomic window from Ignavibacteria bacterium includes:
- a CDS encoding T9SS type A sorting domain-containing protein produces the protein MKLKTRKIILLLFIANCSLQIAVSQPTQEWVRRFNSSNSNTYGEDIKADANGNIYVLCAAQNPGNNGDFGVIKYNSNGDLLWQRFYNSPSNHTEGPNAFDVAPNGDVYITGYSGINFDYDMVTVKYNSDGIFQWDKFFIDAGGFDLKIDSQGCIIIIGVFASNNFVRALTVKYNSNGDTLWTRKFDALPQQSENNHLALDNFDNIYTVADYGNTSADYLITKFNPNGSLIWYTLYNSPQNYSDIPQKIVLDSIGNLYVVGSNNVPFSSSNNTLLKLNNNGTIIWSSIFAGIIPGNGRCQTPKGITCSPSGSEIYYTTYCANGTGGGGTDIVTLKYNSSGDTQWVRRYWGGVNAEVNLPNDIELDKFGNIYVTGKAVNPVSGNDYICIKYNTNGAQQWAVTYNGITSNSDDGIAGMYIDTNINVYVSGTSHNGTYNEVATIKYSQPLGISNYNGQIPVNSVLYQNYPNPFNPLTKIQFQVYQNSNVKLAIYDIAGKEVMVLNNGIKKAGIYEINFNGENFPSGVYFYKMITSNYSETKKMILIK, from the coding sequence ATGAAACTGAAAACACGAAAAATAATTCTGTTATTGTTCATTGCTAATTGCTCATTGCAAATTGCTGTATCTCAGCCAACGCAGGAGTGGGTGAGAAGGTTTAACAGCAGCAATTCAAATACTTATGGAGAGGATATTAAAGCAGATGCAAATGGCAATATTTATGTATTATGCGCTGCACAAAACCCGGGGAATAACGGTGACTTTGGGGTTATAAAGTATAACAGTAATGGAGATTTGCTCTGGCAAAGGTTTTATAACTCTCCTTCTAATCATACTGAAGGACCAAATGCATTTGATGTTGCCCCTAATGGTGATGTTTATATTACAGGTTATAGTGGTATTAACTTTGATTATGATATGGTTACTGTTAAGTATAATTCTGATGGTATATTTCAATGGGATAAATTTTTTATTGATGCAGGTGGATTTGATTTAAAAATTGATAGTCAGGGATGCATAATTATAATAGGTGTTTTTGCTAGTAATAATTTTGTACGAGCTCTAACTGTAAAATATAACTCAAATGGGGATACATTATGGACTAGAAAATTTGATGCATTGCCTCAACAAAGCGAAAATAACCATTTAGCATTAGATAATTTTGATAATATATATACCGTTGCAGATTATGGAAATACTTCTGCTGATTATTTAATAACGAAATTTAATCCTAATGGCAGCCTAATTTGGTACACATTATATAACAGCCCGCAAAATTATTCAGATATTCCTCAAAAAATAGTTTTAGATTCAATAGGCAACCTTTATGTTGTTGGGAGTAATAATGTTCCTTTTTCCAGTTCCAACAATACATTATTAAAATTAAATAATAATGGAACGATTATATGGTCAAGTATCTTTGCAGGTATAATACCTGGTAATGGTAGATGCCAAACACCAAAAGGGATTACTTGCTCTCCCTCCGGAAGTGAAATTTATTATACAACATACTGCGCAAACGGAACAGGCGGTGGAGGTACTGATATAGTTACATTGAAATATAATTCATCAGGCGATACTCAATGGGTTAGAAGATACTGGGGAGGAGTGAATGCTGAAGTAAATCTACCAAATGACATAGAATTAGATAAATTTGGGAACATATATGTAACCGGAAAAGCAGTAAATCCAGTTTCAGGTAATGATTATATATGCATAAAATATAATACTAATGGTGCGCAGCAATGGGCTGTGACATATAACGGGATTACCTCTAATTCAGATGATGGCATTGCGGGCATGTATATAGATACAAATATAAATGTGTATGTTAGTGGTACAAGTCACAATGGAACCTATAATGAGGTTGCCACTATTAAATATAGCCAGCCTTTGGGTATTAGTAATTATAATGGACAAATTCCAGTAAACAGTGTGCTATACCAAAATTATCCAAATCCATTTAATCCTTTAACTAAAATACAATTTCAGGTGTATCAAAATTCTAATGTAAAATTAGCCATTTATGATATCGCCGGCAAGGAAGTTATGGTTTTAAATAATGGAATTAAGAAAGCGGGTATATATGAAATCAATTTTAATGGAGAAAATTTTCCTAGCGGTGTATATTTTTATAAAATGATAACAAGTAATTATAGTGAAACAAAAAAAATGATATTGATCAAATAA
- a CDS encoding DNA translocase FtsK 4TM domain-containing protein encodes MKDKKTPSGREPRGSSRSASKKYEDGLPISNKKQILGFFLILFSVLIVLSIISYSAADETRLESLNVTELFKKENQSSNFTTSNWLGIIGVVISGFFVRGAFGYFSLIIPALLIIFGVQMMRKRSLLGMLQLSVYLLFLMIFSSALFGMFRTTLGVDKIPYPFVGTSGEYFSSIFYLLLGTLGSYILLFGLVAGLIFLLIDRDIAKSFARLKLMYESFREKFRASIAEMKERKEAELERESKRELIRNEREKIVKSKKFNKAAGETGDLEEEPIIKDTKINRPVDNEMVVEQKPKVKPTVKEEPANELPLEVEKVIPEVPVSEVIPPVKVSNKRPEIGDVIPDEPAEEPVYPVELLEDYKLPTLDLLDEPLKEELDVISDDELKENGRLLQAKLLNFGVKIEKVIATPGPVVTLYELVPAEDVKLSRIESLEDDIALAMKAKGIRMIIPIPGKGTVGVEIPNHNPVTVKIRSVVGSKKFAESTHALPIALGKTISGDVYVDDLAKMPHLLVAGSTGSGKSVGINVIVTSLLYKLHPTDLKFILIDPKKIELNLYDQLKNHYLAVSKDYAEKIITIPQNAVMALKGLEIEMEKRYERLANATVRNIADYNKKFKDGRLKDDENIKHGKMPYIIVIIDELADLMITAAREVEEPIARLAQLARAVGIHLILATQRPSVDVITGVIKANFPARIAFLVNSKVDSRTILDMNGAETLLGKGDMLYTPPGVGKPIRIQSPFITSEEVEKVAEFVGKQKGFSRNYELPSVNQKKKKGFEESYERDDLFEEAARIIVRYQQGSVSLLQRKLKIGYARAARIVDELESANVVGPFDGSKAREVLVETEAQLEQLI; translated from the coding sequence ATGAAGGATAAAAAAACTCCCTCCGGCAGAGAGCCAAGGGGAAGCTCCCGCAGCGCTTCAAAAAAATATGAAGACGGGCTCCCCATATCCAATAAAAAGCAGATACTCGGGTTTTTTCTTATTCTCTTCAGTGTGCTCATAGTCTTAAGCATTATCTCTTACTCCGCTGCCGATGAAACACGGCTTGAATCATTAAACGTAACAGAGCTCTTCAAAAAAGAGAACCAGTCTTCAAACTTTACAACTTCAAACTGGCTTGGTATTATCGGCGTTGTTATCTCCGGATTTTTTGTCCGCGGGGCGTTCGGTTATTTTTCGCTTATAATACCGGCGCTGCTTATAATTTTCGGTGTTCAAATGATGAGAAAGCGCAGCCTGCTTGGAATGCTGCAGCTTTCAGTTTACCTGCTTTTCCTTATGATATTTTCCTCAGCGCTCTTTGGTATGTTCAGAACCACCCTTGGTGTGGATAAAATTCCGTACCCTTTTGTTGGTACAAGCGGTGAATATTTTTCATCCATATTTTACCTTCTCCTTGGAACGCTTGGAAGCTATATTCTTCTTTTTGGGCTGGTTGCCGGCCTGATATTTTTGCTTATCGATAGGGATATAGCGAAATCCTTTGCAAGGCTTAAGCTTATGTATGAATCTTTCCGCGAAAAATTCCGCGCTTCAATTGCCGAAATGAAGGAAAGAAAAGAAGCTGAGCTTGAAAGGGAATCAAAACGTGAACTTATCCGCAATGAACGCGAAAAAATTGTTAAATCCAAAAAATTCAATAAAGCAGCCGGCGAAACGGGTGATTTAGAAGAAGAACCTATAATAAAAGATACCAAGATCAACCGCCCGGTTGATAATGAAATGGTGGTTGAACAAAAACCAAAAGTTAAACCTACGGTTAAAGAAGAGCCGGCAAATGAACTGCCGCTTGAAGTTGAAAAAGTTATCCCTGAAGTTCCTGTTAGCGAAGTTATTCCGCCGGTTAAAGTTTCAAATAAACGCCCTGAAATTGGTGATGTTATCCCTGATGAACCTGCAGAAGAACCGGTTTATCCTGTGGAATTACTCGAAGATTACAAGCTGCCGACCCTTGACCTGCTTGATGAGCCGCTTAAGGAAGAGCTTGATGTTATAAGTGATGATGAGCTTAAAGAAAACGGCAGGCTGCTTCAGGCGAAGCTGCTTAACTTTGGCGTTAAGATAGAAAAAGTTATCGCAACACCGGGTCCGGTGGTTACATTGTATGAGCTTGTCCCCGCAGAAGATGTTAAGCTAAGCCGCATCGAAAGCCTTGAAGATGATATTGCCCTGGCAATGAAAGCAAAAGGTATCAGGATGATTATTCCCATTCCCGGCAAAGGTACCGTTGGAGTTGAAATACCGAACCATAACCCAGTAACCGTTAAGATTCGCAGTGTCGTTGGTTCAAAGAAGTTCGCTGAATCAACACATGCGCTGCCGATCGCTCTTGGTAAAACTATATCAGGGGATGTATATGTTGATGACCTGGCTAAAATGCCGCACCTGCTTGTTGCCGGTTCCACCGGCTCAGGTAAATCAGTGGGTATAAACGTTATTGTAACAAGCCTGTTATACAAGCTGCACCCAACTGATCTTAAATTCATACTCATTGATCCCAAAAAGATAGAGCTTAATTTATATGACCAGCTTAAAAATCATTACCTTGCAGTATCAAAAGATTACGCCGAAAAGATAATCACAATTCCGCAGAATGCTGTGATGGCTCTAAAAGGGCTGGAAATAGAAATGGAAAAGCGGTATGAACGGCTTGCGAACGCTACCGTTCGTAATATTGCTGACTATAACAAAAAATTCAAAGATGGCAGGCTTAAAGATGATGAGAATATAAAGCACGGCAAGATGCCTTATATTATTGTTATTATTGATGAGCTTGCTGACTTAATGATAACCGCCGCGCGCGAAGTTGAAGAGCCTATTGCAAGGCTTGCGCAGCTTGCACGCGCCGTTGGAATACATTTAATTCTTGCTACACAGCGCCCCTCGGTAGATGTCATTACCGGTGTTATAAAAGCCAACTTCCCGGCAAGGATCGCCTTCCTTGTGAATTCTAAGGTTGATTCACGCACAATACTTGATATGAACGGCGCTGAAACACTGCTTGGCAAAGGTGATATGCTCTACACTCCGCCAGGTGTAGGTAAGCCTATCAGGATACAGAGTCCGTTTATTACAAGCGAAGAAGTTGAAAAAGTTGCTGAGTTTGTTGGCAAACAAAAAGGATTCAGCCGCAACTATGAGCTTCCTTCTGTGAACCAGAAGAAGAAAAAAGGTTTTGAAGAAAGCTATGAAAGAGATGACCTGTTTGAAGAAGCAGCAAGAATTATTGTACGTTACCAGCAGGGTTCAGTTTCTTTGCTTCAACGTAAGTTAAAAATTGGCTACGCCCGCGCTGCGCGCATTGTTGATGAGCTTGAATCAGCTAATGTTGTCGGACCCTTCGACGGCTCCAAAGCCCGCGAAGTCCTAGTAGAAACCGAAGCCCAGCTTGAACAGCTGATATAA
- a CDS encoding 2-phosphosulfolactate phosphatase translates to METKPLKISLYFAHDYVESELVLKDKNVVVIDVLRTSTTMITGLSNGAREIIPTDSIASAGMIGRNSEGQALLCGEKNAKIIQGFNLGNSIKEYNEETVKGKILVFHSTNGTPSLIKSKFAHNCVVLGFVNMERVANYLLELNEDFIILCAGKNGEFSLEDTVCGGMLVSRLKKLAGRGKYVLTDSSRGASKLYSAYKNDINKMLRDSEHGQFLISLGFEEDLAACGEIDKYNILPVLRNGVIKSIEAFASDPKLTMKKVNQKTAG, encoded by the coding sequence ATGGAAACTAAACCCCTTAAGATAAGCTTGTATTTTGCGCATGATTATGTTGAATCAGAGCTTGTTCTAAAAGATAAAAATGTTGTTGTAATTGATGTATTAAGAACATCCACTACAATGATAACAGGCCTTTCAAACGGAGCCAGGGAAATTATCCCCACCGATAGTATCGCATCGGCGGGAATGATAGGCAGGAACTCCGAAGGACAAGCGCTGTTATGCGGCGAAAAGAACGCTAAAATTATTCAGGGTTTCAATCTTGGCAATTCAATAAAAGAATACAATGAAGAAACCGTTAAAGGAAAAATTCTTGTATTCCACAGCACTAACGGAACACCATCACTTATAAAATCCAAGTTCGCGCACAACTGCGTTGTGCTTGGTTTTGTTAATATGGAGCGTGTCGCCAATTACCTGCTTGAGCTTAATGAGGATTTTATTATCCTTTGCGCGGGAAAAAACGGTGAGTTCTCTCTTGAAGATACTGTTTGCGGCGGAATGCTTGTAAGCAGGCTTAAAAAGCTTGCCGGCAGGGGCAAATATGTTCTTACCGATTCCTCCCGCGGCGCTTCAAAGCTTTACTCTGCATATAAGAATGATATCAATAAAATGCTGCGTGATTCTGAACACGGTCAGTTCCTCATATCCCTTGGTTTTGAAGAGGACCTGGCAGCATGCGGTGAAATTGATAAATATAACATACTGCCTGTATTAAGGAACGGTGTTATCAAATCAATTGAAGCATTTGCATCTGACCCTAAGCTTACGATGAAAAAAGTTAATCAAAAAACTGCCGGGTAA
- the gcvT gene encoding glycine cleavage system aminomethyltransferase GcvT, giving the protein MAQKTAFYDLHKAYNAKIVDFAGFEMPVQYEGIIAEHMAVRNSVGVFDVSHMGEFFVKGTDAMAFIQKCTTNDASKLTPGKVQYSAMCYEDGGVVDDLLVYCFGDYYMLVVNASNIEKDFNWLSSNKNGFDVELTNRSDDFSLLAVQGKNAINTLQKLTDTVLDEMKYYTFKEGKIAGVDAIISRTGYTGEAIGFEIYIPSDKETSEKIWKEIFKAGEEYNIKPIGLGARDTLRLEAGYCLYGNDIDKTTNTIEAGLGWITKPKKGDFNGKPKVDSELTNGSARKLCGFIVSGRLVARHGYEIYGNDTKIGHVTSGSMSPCLNKNIGLGYVEAKYSAPGTKIKIKVRNDFIDAEVVKIPFVGKD; this is encoded by the coding sequence TTGGCACAAAAAACAGCTTTTTACGATCTTCATAAAGCATACAATGCTAAAATAGTCGATTTCGCCGGCTTTGAAATGCCTGTACAATACGAGGGCATCATTGCCGAGCATATGGCAGTACGTAACTCCGTTGGTGTTTTTGATGTTTCTCATATGGGCGAGTTCTTTGTAAAAGGAACTGATGCCATGGCATTTATTCAGAAATGTACCACCAACGATGCATCCAAATTAACTCCGGGTAAAGTGCAGTATTCAGCAATGTGCTATGAAGATGGCGGTGTTGTTGATGACCTGCTTGTTTATTGCTTCGGTGATTATTACATGCTTGTTGTAAACGCTTCTAATATTGAAAAAGATTTCAACTGGCTCTCGTCAAACAAAAACGGTTTTGATGTTGAGCTTACTAACCGCAGCGATGACTTTTCACTGCTGGCAGTACAGGGTAAAAATGCAATTAACACATTGCAGAAGCTTACTGATACTGTGCTTGATGAAATGAAATATTACACATTCAAAGAAGGCAAAATTGCAGGTGTTGATGCTATAATTTCACGCACAGGCTACACAGGCGAAGCAATCGGTTTTGAAATTTATATTCCGTCTGATAAGGAAACATCAGAAAAAATATGGAAAGAAATATTTAAAGCAGGCGAAGAGTATAATATAAAACCTATCGGCTTAGGCGCGCGCGATACACTTAGGCTTGAAGCAGGTTACTGCCTCTACGGGAACGATATTGATAAAACCACCAATACCATCGAAGCAGGCCTTGGCTGGATAACCAAGCCGAAAAAAGGTGATTTCAATGGTAAGCCTAAAGTTGATTCAGAGCTAACAAACGGCTCTGCAAGAAAGCTGTGCGGATTTATTGTAAGCGGCAGGCTGGTAGCCCGCCATGGATATGAAATTTACGGAAACGATACTAAAATAGGGCACGTTACAAGCGGAAGCATGTCGCCCTGCCTGAATAAAAATATCGGGCTTGGATATGTTGAAGCAAAATATTCAGCTCCCGGCACTAAGATTAAAATTAAAGTAAGAAACGATTTTATTGATGCAGAAGTCGTGAAAATACCATTCGTGGGAAAGGATTAA
- a CDS encoding type II toxin-antitoxin system HicA family toxin codes for MSKTPSLNSDQIIKILLQKGFQLIRIKGSHHIYRNLETKRMTIVPYHKKDLPKGTFMEILKQAGIKKDELKDLI; via the coding sequence ATGTCTAAAACTCCAAGTCTGAATTCGGATCAGATAATTAAGATTTTGCTTCAAAAAGGTTTTCAGTTGATCCGGATAAAAGGAAGTCATCATATTTATAGAAATTTGGAAACTAAAAGAATGACCATTGTTCCTTATCATAAAAAAGATCTGCCAAAAGGAACATTTATGGAAATATTGAAACAGGCAGGAATTAAAAAAGATGAATTAAAGGACCTAATTTAA
- a CDS encoding type II toxin-antitoxin system HicB family antitoxin — protein MRILNYRLLFKKEPEGGYTVTVPSLEGCVTYGDTIEECIKNAKEAIGLYIETLKEFNEPIPTEEGTLEYTLSIEANV, from the coding sequence ATGAGAATACTAAACTACAGACTACTTTTTAAAAAAGAACCGGAGGGTGGTTACACAGTTACTGTCCCTTCACTTGAAGGATGTGTAACTTATGGAGATACTATAGAAGAATGCATTAAGAATGCCAAAGAAGCTATTGGATTGTACATTGAAACCTTGAAGGAATTCAATGAACCAATTCCGACTGAAGAGGGTACTCTTGAATATACTTTGAGCATAGAAGCAAATGTCTAA
- the fsa gene encoding fructose-6-phosphate aldolase yields the protein MKIFIDTANLNEIKEAASFGILDGVTTNPSLMAKEGHKDVRKTYEEICKMVSGPVSAEVVSTDYEGILKEGRELSKIAPNIYVKVPLIMEGLKAVKTFADEGIRTNVTLCFSPSQAVLAAKAGATIISPFIGRLDDISQDGMQLIEQIVQIYGNYGFETEILVASVRHPMHFVDSCLLGADICTIPFNVIKQLVKHPLTDLGLEKFLADWKKNQG from the coding sequence ATGAAAATATTCATTGATACGGCTAATTTAAACGAAATTAAAGAAGCAGCAAGCTTCGGCATTTTGGATGGCGTTACTACTAATCCCTCACTTATGGCTAAGGAAGGACATAAAGATGTCCGCAAAACCTACGAAGAAATTTGTAAAATGGTCAGCGGTCCCGTAAGCGCTGAAGTTGTTTCCACTGATTATGAAGGCATATTAAAAGAAGGCAGAGAGCTTTCAAAGATTGCTCCCAATATTTATGTTAAGGTTCCATTGATAATGGAAGGACTTAAAGCAGTAAAAACTTTTGCTGATGAAGGCATCCGCACAAATGTTACATTATGCTTCTCGCCTTCACAGGCAGTGCTTGCCGCTAAAGCGGGAGCTACTATTATAAGTCCGTTTATCGGCAGACTCGATGATATCTCTCAGGATGGAATGCAGCTTATCGAGCAGATCGTCCAGATCTACGGTAACTACGGTTTTGAAACAGAAATACTTGTTGCAAGCGTCCGCCACCCGATGCATTTTGTTGATTCATGCTTACTCGGCGCGGATATTTGTACAATTCCGTTCAACGTTATCAAGCAGCTTGTTAAGCACCCATTGACGGATCTCGGTCTCGAAAAATTCCTTGCTGACTGGAAAAAGAACCAGGGATAA
- a CDS encoding DUF2752 domain-containing protein, with protein MRVLKINIIKPTNKYFTISQTTPQQSRKTIYILLLLMVLGLINVYFAPLKSFLNEVAGVESINGCPLLTFTGVPCPFCGTGRVFSCITDLHFSESFYYNPLGLIFYIIFGFFFFTVLFLAIIKKKIILKKPALRLWYIPVLFLALMWILNILFGHHH; from the coding sequence GTGAGGGTCCTAAAAATAAATATTATCAAGCCAACAAACAAATATTTCACCATATCACAAACCACCCCGCAGCAAAGCAGGAAAACAATTTACATTCTGCTTCTGCTTATGGTTCTGGGCTTGATCAACGTTTACTTTGCACCGCTGAAATCGTTTTTGAATGAGGTCGCGGGGGTTGAAAGTATCAACGGCTGCCCCCTGCTTACTTTTACAGGTGTGCCATGTCCATTCTGCGGTACGGGCAGGGTGTTTTCATGCATTACGGATCTTCATTTTTCCGAAAGCTTTTATTACAATCCCCTGGGATTGATATTTTATATTATCTTCGGCTTTTTTTTCTTTACAGTTTTATTTCTGGCTATTATTAAAAAGAAAATTATCCTCAAAAAGCCCGCGCTTAGACTTTGGTACATTCCCGTCTTATTTCTGGCATTAATGTGGATTTTAAACATATTATTCGGTCATCACCACTGA
- a CDS encoding DUF2085 domain-containing protein, with amino-acid sequence MQTKRYQKIVYSVILAISVLWCAGILLAPYWAGEHGVTGDISEGIYGFYAKSCHQLSDRSHHLFGEKLGVCSRCTAIYFAFLLGVIIYPFIRKLSNIELPSLLWLFIPVGLMLLDVGLDIADVQKNSFITREITGAIIGIVLPFFIIPGTIRIFYEYFTPPDVIPKK; translated from the coding sequence ATGCAGACCAAACGATATCAAAAAATTGTGTATTCAGTAATACTCGCCATCTCGGTCTTATGGTGCGCGGGAATTTTACTTGCGCCTTATTGGGCAGGTGAGCATGGCGTAACAGGTGATATCTCCGAAGGTATCTACGGGTTTTATGCTAAATCATGCCACCAGCTCAGCGATCGTTCACATCATTTATTCGGAGAAAAGCTCGGTGTATGTTCTCGCTGCACTGCTATTTATTTTGCTTTTTTGCTGGGAGTGATAATATACCCATTCATCCGTAAGCTGAGCAATATTGAGCTGCCTTCACTCTTGTGGCTTTTTATACCAGTTGGACTCATGCTGCTTGATGTTGGGCTTGATATTGCCGATGTGCAGAAAAATTCTTTCATAACCCGTGAAATTACGGGAGCAATTATCGGTATAGTATTACCGTTTTTCATAATTCCGGGTACTATCAGGATCTTTTATGAGTACTTTACTCCCCCTGATGTTATACCGAAGAAGTAA
- a CDS encoding PorV/PorQ family protein translates to MYHRRILFLFLFLVSSGNILAQGTGNKYAGEFLAIGVGGRPLGMGGAFVSLVNDVTAGYWNPGALARINYPQFSLMHDERFGNLVNYDYGSVAVPWGVNASFGLSVIRLGVDDVPNTKNAWVDLNNNGYFDNGDRLDYSQINFFNAADWAFIATYSKKHSEKLSYGVNLKVISRSIDDGSAWGIGFDVGAIYNVTPKFRVGANLQDITTTLLAWNTGRKELITPTAKIGGSYDIPFFKTGRITPALDFDVRFENRKFASLAAVGPVSFDMHAGLEYGFKDLFALRVGYNDVKQLTFGAGVKLPKLNLDYSFAKFDGSDQLGNTHRISVMFTLDDEKFKRKGE, encoded by the coding sequence ATGTATCACAGAAGAATTCTGTTCCTTTTTTTATTTTTGGTATCTTCAGGCAATATCCTTGCGCAGGGTACAGGAAATAAATATGCAGGTGAGTTTCTCGCTATAGGCGTTGGGGGCAGACCCCTTGGCATGGGCGGAGCTTTCGTATCATTGGTTAATGATGTAACAGCCGGGTACTGGAACCCGGGTGCGCTTGCCAGAATAAATTATCCGCAATTTTCACTTATGCATGATGAACGCTTCGGTAACCTTGTAAACTATGATTACGGTTCGGTAGCTGTTCCATGGGGAGTAAACGCATCCTTTGGCTTAAGCGTTATCAGGCTTGGTGTTGATGACGTTCCCAATACTAAAAATGCATGGGTTGATCTCAATAACAACGGTTACTTTGATAACGGCGACAGGCTTGATTACAGCCAGATAAATTTCTTTAATGCGGCTGACTGGGCTTTCATAGCGACTTATTCCAAAAAACACAGCGAAAAGCTTTCATACGGTGTGAACCTGAAAGTTATTTCTCGTTCTATCGATGACGGCTCCGCATGGGGTATCGGTTTTGATGTAGGCGCAATTTATAATGTTACTCCAAAATTCCGGGTAGGCGCTAACCTGCAGGATATAACTACAACTCTTCTGGCATGGAACACCGGCCGCAAAGAGCTTATTACTCCCACTGCAAAAATAGGCGGTTCATACGATATTCCGTTCTTCAAAACAGGCAGAATAACCCCGGCTCTTGATTTTGATGTAAGGTTCGAAAACAGAAAGTTTGCTTCGCTTGCAGCAGTTGGACCAGTGAGCTTTGATATGCATGCAGGACTTGAATACGGTTTCAAAGACCTCTTTGCATTAAGAGTAGGCTACAATGATGTTAAGCAGCTTACATTCGGAGCAGGCGTAAAATTACCCAAGCTTAACCTGGATTATTCCTTCGCTAAATTTGACGGCTCTGACCAGCTTGGCAATACTCACAGGATCTCTGTAATGTTCACACTTGATGACGAGAAATTCAAACGCAAAGGCGAATAA
- a CDS encoding TraB/GumN family protein: MKKILLILIFPVLVCKAYSQEINNSGELENSLLWEISRNDLTYKSYLFGTNHIIGGSYVDTSSIIAECLTSSNVVITEAVKDDIDTAMLLQSIKMKDDEYYSFSDSRDEEYLKEFFSENSILKPYSDIYFILKPMFYWIMYYYTGYLQNEQDIKSDFISLDYYFMDKASEMNKKLIGFESVNEQMSFFTDSISIKNQLKILLETIRTKKENMKMGTMYLNSCYLKQDLNCMSEFMIFGSKFPNENKIFLESRNIKWMQKIPSIINYNSSFIAVGAAHLPGKNGLINLLKRQGYEVKPLKF, translated from the coding sequence ATGAAAAAAATATTGTTGATTTTAATTTTCCCGGTATTAGTTTGTAAAGCATATTCGCAGGAAATTAATAATTCCGGTGAACTTGAAAATTCCCTCTTATGGGAAATTTCACGCAATGATCTCACCTATAAGTCATACCTGTTCGGAACTAATCATATTATCGGAGGCTCTTATGTGGATACTTCAAGTATAATTGCTGAATGCCTCACAAGTTCAAATGTTGTGATTACGGAAGCTGTAAAAGATGATATCGATACAGCTATGCTGCTGCAGTCAATTAAAATGAAGGATGATGAATATTACAGCTTTTCTGATTCCAGGGACGAAGAATATTTAAAAGAATTCTTCAGCGAAAATTCAATACTAAAACCTTATTCGGATATCTATTTTATTTTAAAACCTATGTTTTACTGGATCATGTATTATTATACCGGGTACTTACAAAATGAACAGGATATAAAATCAGATTTTATCTCTTTAGATTATTATTTTATGGATAAAGCTTCTGAGATGAATAAAAAATTGATAGGGTTTGAAAGTGTGAATGAACAAATGAGCTTTTTTACCGATAGTATTTCCATTAAAAATCAGTTGAAAATATTACTGGAAACTATCAGAACGAAAAAAGAAAATATGAAAATGGGTACAATGTATCTTAATTCATGTTATTTGAAACAGGACCTGAATTGTATGTCTGAATTCATGATTTTTGGCTCAAAATTTCCGAATGAAAATAAAATTTTTCTTGAAAGCCGAAATATAAAATGGATGCAAAAAATACCCTCAATTATCAATTATAATTCATCGTTCATAGCTGTCGGTGCAGCTCATCTGCCAGGTAAAAACGGGCTGATAAACCTTTTGAAGAGGCAGGGCTATGAAGTAAAACCTTTAAAATTCTGA